The following are encoded together in the Pararhizobium qamdonense genome:
- a CDS encoding DUF4112 domain-containing protein — protein MHGIARLMDTAIRIPGTGVRLGADSILGLLPGVGDAGAALVGLFLVNEARQLGVPPQTLLRMLGNLGVDTIGGSVPLLGDIFDVYFKSNRRNLNIVLDHFGISEEELLRTRRRT, from the coding sequence TCGCCAGACTGATGGATACGGCGATCCGGATACCCGGAACGGGTGTTAGACTGGGCGCGGATTCGATCCTCGGGCTCCTGCCCGGCGTGGGCGATGCCGGCGCCGCGCTGGTGGGCCTGTTTCTCGTCAACGAGGCCCGCCAGCTTGGTGTGCCACCTCAAACTCTCCTGCGCATGCTGGGAAATCTGGGCGTCGATACCATCGGTGGAAGCGTGCCGCTGCTTGGCGATATCTTTGACGTCTACTTCAAATCCAATCGCCGTAACCTGAACATCGTTCTCGATCATTTCGGCATTTCGGAAGAGGAGCTTCTGCGGACGCGCAGAAGGACGTAA